AAACAAGCATGTCATGATAACATTTAACAAAAGGGGGTAGAAGTAGATGAGTGTTGACATTATTTCTAAAGAAGAAATCACAAAATTATTAAACGACTGGTATCAAGCTATGATTTCACAACGTGTATTACAGTCTCAGAAAATAAAAGAAGATATTGCAAATAAAATCAATAATATTAAGGAAGACCAAACAATATTAGTCTACTACGCTTTATTGAATGCACGGTATAAACTGCTAATTCGGGATATGGATAGTACAAAAGATATTCTGGACAAAATCGAGCCTTTACCAGAGTCTACAGAAACATTTTTAGAGTACTATCATCATTTATTTAAAGCAATTTACGCTATTAATAAAGCAAACCATAGTGAAGCAAGAATGCAATTTGAAAAAGCTGAAACGTTTTTAGAGTACATGCATGATGAAATTGAAAAAGCTGAATTTAATTATTGGCTTGCAGTCCATTACTATCACGTATTAAAACCGATCCTAGCAGTTCAATTTGCTACAAAGGCGAATGAAGTATTTTCAATTAGTCCAGGGTATGAATTAAAAACTGCAGCATGCTTAAATACTTTAGGAATGGCACACATTCGACTAAATGAATTCGAAAGTGCAGAGGAATATTTACTTTCAGCACTAGGTACCTTCCAAAAATCTAATGATGAACTTCTTATTAAACGAGTTAAGCATAATTTAGGACTTTTATACGCAAGTCAAAACATGCCAGAGTTAGCAATTAAACACTTAGAGGATTCATTAGAAAATAACGCTAAAACTATGTTTCTTTTAGCAAGAGAACATTTTAAGTTAGGTTATAGTCATATCGCTAATGAATATATTGAGAATGGCTATAAGATTAGCGACTTATGTTATCGTCATCATTTCCGAATTTTAAAAGCAGTACATAACTATGTACCGCAAGAAGAATTAGAAAATGTGGTTATAGAAGGTATTTCGTATTTTGAAAAAGAAGAATTATATGATTGGGTAAAAGAATATGCTTCTCTTTTAGGTGAAATATTCTATGGTTCAGAAAATCACAGAAAAGCAAGCAAGTATTTGCACATCGCTTTAGATGCAGACAAAAAGAGCATAGAAAGAAGGGCGCTAAAATGAAAAAAGCAATCTTATTAATGATGATGTTATCCGCTGTTTTTACTTTTGGTCTTACTAATGCAAAAGACATACCACAAAACGAAGCAATTGAA
This DNA window, taken from Bacillus cereus ATCC 14579, encodes the following:
- a CDS encoding tetratricopeptide repeat protein, which translates into the protein MSVDIISKEEITKLLNDWYQAMISQRVLQSQKIKEDIANKINNIKEDQTILVYYALLNARYKLLIRDMDSTKDILDKIEPLPESTETFLEYYHHLFKAIYAINKANHSEARMQFEKAETFLEYMHDEIEKAEFNYWLAVHYYHVLKPILAVQFATKANEVFSISPGYELKTAACLNTLGMAHIRLNEFESAEEYLLSALGTFQKSNDELLIKRVKHNLGLLYASQNMPELAIKHLEDSLENNAKTMFLLAREHFKLGYSHIANEYIENGYKISDLCYRHHFRILKAVHNYVPQEELENVVIEGISYFEKEELYDWVKEYASLLGEIFYGSENHRKASKYLHIALDADKKSIERRALK
- a CDS encoding aspartate phosphatase; amino-acid sequence: MKKAILLMMMLSAVFTFGLTNAKDIPQNEAIEVFMDHGEHI